The following are from one region of the Scylla paramamosain isolate STU-SP2022 chromosome 45, ASM3559412v1, whole genome shotgun sequence genome:
- the LOC135094344 gene encoding spermidine synthase-like produces the protein MDQNLQGWFTERSPEWPGEAFSLKVKNKLLQKQSKFQNIEIFESTNHGKVLVLDGAIQFTERDEASYQEMITFLPLNAHPNPRKVLVVGGGDGGVVRELARHPAVEEVVQCEIDEEVIEACKTHVPSMGCGFSNPKLTLHTGDGAKFLEETQEKFDIIITDASDPVVLDGTDEGTKDGPAVSLFNNEYYTKMKNRLAEGGILCSQGENMWLDAEMVVTLVRGCRKVFPVVEYAYTCTPTYTAGQIGFILCATNPATNLKEPVRVWDQRTAAEMGLKYYNANVHRAAFALPTFMLQHID, from the exons ATGGACCAGAATCTGCAGGGTTGGTTCACGGAGAGGTCCCCAGAATGGCCGGGCGAGGCTTTCTCTCTCAAGGTGAAGAATAAGCTGCtacaaaaacaaagcaaattCCAGAACATTGAAATATTTGAGAG TACCAACCACGGCAAGGTGCTGGTGCTGGATGGTGCCATTCAGTTCACGGAGAGGGACGAGGCGAGTTACCAGGAGATGATCACCTTCCTGCCCCTCAACGCTCACCCCAACCCCAGGAAG gtgctggtggtgggcgGCGGGGACGGCGGCGTGGTTCGGGAGCTGGCCAGACATCCcgcggtggaggaggtggtgcagTGCGAGATTGACGAGGAG GTGATAGAGGCATGCAAGACACATGTGCCGTCAATGGGGTGCGGCTTCTCCAACCCCAAGCTGACCCTGCACACTGGGGATGGCGCCAAGTTCCTGGAGGAGACGCAGGAGAAGTTTGACATCATCATCACGGACGCCTCAGACCCCGTGGTGCTTGACGGGACGGATGAGGGGACTAAGGATG GTCCCGCCGTGTCTCTTTTTAACAACGAATACTACACCAAGATGAAGAACAGGCTGGCGGAAGGAGGGATTCTGTGTTCCCAG GGGGAAAATATGTGGCTGGATGCTGAGATGGTAGTAACGCTGGTGAGGGGCTGTCGCAAAGTCTTCCCTGTTGTCGAATACGCCTACACGTGCACTCCGACCTACACAGCTGGTCAGATTGGATTTATTCTATGCGCCACAAATCCG GCCACGAACTTGAAGGAGCCAGTAAGGGTGTGGGACCAGAGGACAGCAGCGGAGATGGGGCTTAAATACTACAATGCAAACGTGCACAGAGCTGCCTTCGCCCTGCCCACCTTCATGTTACAGCACATTGACTAG